The genome window CTTTCATTGGTTGAAACATTAGAAGCAATGGGTAAACCGGAACTTGCAGTTTACAAACTGGATCAGATAAGACCAAAAATTATTTGGGATCTTCCCTTGATGAAGAAATTAGCAAGTCTATATATTAATATTGAAGATTCAGCTAAGGCTCTAAAAATTGCTGATGAAATTATTGAAAAACATCCTGATATTGATTTCGGTTATACCATACGAGGACAAGCTTACTCTCTTGATGCTTATAAAACCAAAACCGATTCAGATAAATCGATAGAGCAATTTGAAAGTGCAATTAAAGAATTCGATACAGCTCTAACAATTAGACCAGGCGACGAAAATGCGAATTTCTGGAAGGCAAAGCTTTTAGCTTGGAAACAAGGAGAATCAAGAAAAGAAGCCCTACAGATATTCCAAAAACTTTATTCGAAATATCCGAATAATATGGAATATGCATACTTAGTTGCATCTCTGATATCAGAAAAAAATCGACCAAACGAAGATGAAATTCGACTCGCAACGCTTGCGTATAAATCCATTTTAGAATTTGACGATCTAGATGAGATCGCAAGGTATTCTGCGGAGTCGTTTCTTATTCGCAATGTTCCCGAAGATGCAACTCTTCGTAGACAGCTTGGCAACTATAGATTGGAAAGATTTCAATCTGAGAAAAATGCACTTCATTATGAGACTTCCCTTTTCCACCTTTATAGAGCTCGAGAGCTTTCGCCAAGAGATATCAAAACACAAAACTTCCTTGTTGAAACCTATAAGAAAAATAATGATATTCCTGCATTCATCAATCAACTCGTCTATCTGAGCAAGGAAGATCCAAAGGATTTTAAAATCCAAAATAAACTGGAATATGCTGTCAATGCTGCAAAAAATTCTTTAGAATACAAAGAAGGATACCTTCTACCTGAAGGATCTGGATTTAAATTTCAGGACCCAACTTCCAGTCCTAAACTATTATTATTGGATCCAAAGATGGATTTTAGTTTTGGAAGCAAAATCAATTTCCCAACCGAAATCACTTCGGCACTTTTGCTAAGTTTGCAAAATAAAAAGGGAATACGATTGGCAAATGATTCTGAAAATACAGAAGTTCGAGAAAATATAAGAAAATCAAATGGGAAATCCTACAATCCTTATAACAATAGTTATAGCTTTGAACCAAATGATAATCCATATTTTCCTGATACAATTCGCTATATTGCTTATGGTATTGCTCGAGACGATGATAAATCCATTCA of Leptospira sp. GIMC2001 contains these proteins:
- a CDS encoding tetratricopeptide repeat protein, with the protein product MFPSKHLQLLIGILFFAVVDFGIQSKETIEEIKAGNQYYEEKNYKRALSHFIVAKNQNPNSTQALIGYGKTSLALGSASDARSAFSRVLEISTNNTEAIAGIGRVLVMEGKNQESRDYLEMALKSKRDDPILTLSLVETLEAMGKPELAVYKLDQIRPKIIWDLPLMKKLASLYINIEDSAKALKIADEIIEKHPDIDFGYTIRGQAYSLDAYKTKTDSDKSIEQFESAIKEFDTALTIRPGDENANFWKAKLLAWKQGESRKEALQIFQKLYSKYPNNMEYAYLVASLISEKNRPNEDEIRLATLAYKSILEFDDLDEIARYSAESFLIRNVPEDATLRRQLGNYRLERFQSEKNALHYETSLFHLYRARELSPRDIKTQNFLVETYKKNNDIPAFINQLVYLSKEDPKDFKIQNKLEYAVNAAKNSLEYKEGYLLPEGSGFKFQDPTSSPKLLLLDPKMDFSFGSKINFPTEITSALLLSLQNKKGIRLANDSENTEVRENIRKSNGKSYNPYNNSYSFEPNDNPYFPDTIRYIAYGIARDDDKSIQIEYKVYDRKTAKETDRILIRGNGRGSLAYVATTFAKKIKELLSVEGNIIKVKREGVIINLGRRNGLNEKSIVDFMRKNRSINEASISVLGETISLVVPKKSGWERDLATGETVKLRK